The Corythoichthys intestinalis isolate RoL2023-P3 chromosome 19, ASM3026506v1, whole genome shotgun sequence nucleotide sequence tgcaatcattttctgggagaaattgagcattatctgacagaattgcatgggtgccaatactttcggcCAGTACAGTATGTCAAAACGAAAACAAATTGATTATTTAAATACAAATTCGAATAGAACTTTACAACTAAATATTTGTTAATTTTGTTACATTTATGACTTAAATAGCATTTAGTATCTTGTTTGAAATCAGCAAGTGTATGATCAAGGATAAAAAATATAGgaatattttttgtgtatttctAGTGATGGCCTGTTATAAGAGCACATCTTTAAGTTTTGTTGCTGTATTTCAGAGCCAGTTGGAATTCAGCTTGACACCCAGCTCTGACCATGGCGTGTCCATCTCTCAAGGGGACCCCAAACCTGCAAAGACCCCTCACTCCAATCAGTTTGGCAAGAGTGCAACTGGAGCcaaggtactgtactgtatgtttaaaatgtttcctGTTAGCTACATCTCCTCTGTTtataaaaacacacaaattGTGTGCCTTACAAAGGTGTCGGTGACTGAGAGCAGACGTCCAGAGGAAGAGTCTGCTTTCTGGAAGATCAGTGCGGAGCGATCGCGGCTGGAGGGTGAGCAAGCCGACTTCCAGTCACTGACACCCAGTCAAATCAAGTCCTTAGAGAAAGGAGAAAAGCCGCTGCCCTCGTACCTGCGCCAGGTGAGTCACTTATCacgtgcagtgttgttaatcttacttttaaaaaagtaattaattagttacaaattacttctcccaaaaagtaattgcgttaataACTCAGTtaactgaatgtaagagtaattagttacttggtaaaGTAACTGGGGatagttttcatgtttttttttttttctcgaaaaAGAAAACAGGtctcacaatgtgaagtttaaagggtttttgggataattggccctagcccaattctttaccctaaacttaactagacacagtgaCAGGtaaagctgggaatctttgggcacctaacaattcgattacgattacgattcagaggctccgattcgattataaaacgattattgatgcaccccacctcctttttttttttatttatttattttttaattaaatgttttgtacattagttccaaaattgttcaaaaatcctctcaggctaaaccaaactactatttcagtatcaagttaacatatagcagtaaacaaatatacaaaaataacagtaaataaaaaaactccagtccccattctgtaacagcagctttaaactacattcaattaaattaatgttgtgaatcaactgttaaagttgttaaaattgctcccgttattccataatttcccttttgtctactttcgacatgtgaaagttttaaaactattttaaagatagattcaagtcaatattttaccgatttaggagtattttagataaaaagttaattaggtttgcttggaaggtttgctacaacagccttgcagggaagtgtactgctttaagatggcggccgtttactaacggccGCACTGATCTACCATAACTTTATGTGGATCATgtcctttgtagcagctttttggcagcagtcaggtatgttgttgtgtttttttatctcgtggcatgagttgagctagagccgtgagttgagcattggcattacccgaggggccgggtaatgagaagcatgatgtttagctactctcgctgcgttcttcctcgttgcgccccgaataccgcgcggcgcgctgtgtgtgttgtacttccgctttacttggcatatttcaataatcggaatttggatgtttgtgaatcgttctcgaatcttccacggccgaatcgcgaataatctaagaatcggaaattttgcacacctctagtgacaGGGGTATTCcggatattgcaataactagatagtaacctttgctatgtgtggaagtcatttaatgttgtgaatcaaccattaaagttgttaaaattgctcccgttattgcattagttcccttctgtctattttcgacatgtgtaagttttaaaactgtttcatcatttaaagatagatttaagttttgccgatttaggagcattttgataaaaagttacttaggttcgctaggaaggttctctacaacagagccttccagagaagtctactgctttaagatggcggctgtttattaacgcatctagttctatattatacatgttgctaatgccgccatgtctgccatttgcatctagttctgtatatatgtgatatctaccgaagcatcatgtcggcgtagtttgtaggctataggCTACAGTCAAGTagtattggagccatctagcattgtagcatcgcgtttgcaacggcgtcacactcccttgcctactccccactcctgctgtgctctctcgtctctgtgagtccgtctttttcagacttttctcgtctcagtcaaccaacatcgtgacgcatagtaacacacgcctttcccgcttctgtaacagtaacggcgttgccaagatgagaaaagtaattaattagattactcactactgaagaaaataacactgttagtaacgctgttatattctaacaccattattaacaacactgatcacgtGCAATGGTATTACTGTTTTGAATTATTGTTTCTTTTTGCATCACACAACTATGCTAGATTTGAAAAACACAAGTccacaaaattaattttaattgctCTATCTACAGGAGACATCTTTCCCCGCCAAAGAGCCAGAGCTCGAGCCCCATCCTGTCGTGGCGTCCAGGCCGGCCAAGCAACGAGCGCCCAAGCCGCCGGCGCCACAGCCGCCTATCGCAAAATCCCCCGCCGCTTCAATTTCCATTTCGCCAAATCCCGTCCCTCCTCTCAGTGTCTCGTCATCGGTGGCGGGCTGGGAGCGGTCGCAGAGCACCCTCCCGGTTGTCAGCTACACCGTGGACGAGGTTTTCCCCAACCCCAGCCCCCTTGCCAAAAGCCCCACAGTCCCTAGCAACAAGGAAAAAGAGGAGGACGCCTCTCCTGCTAGTCCTGCTTTTTCACAGGTAAACTTTTTACTGACCTTGTTAAATTATTGCTATCTTTTCATTGTTCTTATCCAAACTGAACCAGTTTAATAATCATTCATCATCAcaatcagtcaaaaaaaaatgtctttaccTTGCAGTTGAACAGCAGTAACAGCATCCTGAAGACAGGGTTTGACTTCTTGGACAACTGGTAACAGTGTAAAGGAAGGTGGTCATTGGATGACATCATCACCACTTCACCAATGACATTCCGTCGTTCAATCATGTGCCCCGATGTACTTTGTTTTTGAACGCTTCTCGCCAAACACTGCCTGTCCTCTAGACACCTTCACCGGACCTGTCCTACGGTAATTGCATTCGTGTCCATTAACATGATTGGTGTCAATAAGACACCTTACTATTAAGGAGCTTTTCTCTTGAAGTGcaaagtctttaaaaaaacaacaacatggcAACAACTTCAATGTGCTCAATTTAGTATTTGTTTAGTCAGGAAATTAGCAAAACAATTGCTTCTAGTGCATGCCATGAAGACTTGTTGATGTTGTTTGTTAGCCAGATGCTAACTGCCTTTGCTAATCTAATAAAAACCAGTTAATTTCTCATGGGGAAATAtggtaaattatatattttgtttCAACTTTAGGGCCAGCGTTTTAGATACAGTTAAGCAAACGTGTATTCTTACAAACAACCTAAAAAAGGCCAGTGGCTTTTATTCGTATTTTTAGCACTCATTTAAACGTGAAATGAATCGTCGTTGAATGAGTGTATATCAGGTACTTTTGTAGCTTTCTCACAGAAGTTAGCATCGCGTCGCATGCTCATAAGCTCCTTTTTGTATGCGCTTTGAGTGATACACGACATCTTTGTAAAGGCGTCCTAAATGCCACTAGAGAACTATTTTACTGATATGATATTAATGCACTGCTTTATAGGACTACCATGCATGTGTGCTCGCCTTGTATTCAATTATTTTGAAGTCACACATTACAATAAAGTAAGGAAAGTGAGAAAAAGACTATTTTTGAGTTGGAAATTAAAATCTTTcaacgagatttttttttttttaaaaacaatattgAAAGGAACTCTGGGTGTATGAAAACACAATTTTTTAATCCTTAATAATTGTTTTAAGTCTCTGGTTTCAGCAAAACTGCAGTCTACCATATCTGAACATGTCCTCCATTTTTAGTTTCAGTTTAAAATGATTCTCTATGAGacccattttcaaaaaaattcgtTACCAAGCCCTGGAGTGATGTTTACATGTAAAACAAAcagcaaaaacaacactggtgtcgTTTTTAGTTCAAAATGTTTCGCATAAACATTCCTTTAAGGCATCAAATGGTTGAATCTTGCCCAAATAGAGCAGTTTGAATGATGAGTGGAAAACTCGCTTCTcacagattgaaacaatgacttgagaataatataaaaaaacacacaatgtcCATGTTTTATGCCTCtacttttgaaaacaaaactcATTGCTTTCCTTTGCCTGTTCAGATAAACATCTGTTTCATCTTTGTCAGCTATTTTCAGACGTCTCGTCATCAGTTATTTCTGTTTCAACTCTTTGATTTACTCACATAAATGAGAGCATATGAAACATCTTTTTACTCACAAAATTGGGAGCTATTGACTCAATTAGCTGTCTTTTACCCTCACCCAAAAAGGTATTTTAATGTCATAAATGCTCAAAAAGCCAGTCTCAGAAAAAGTAAAACTAATTCAAGAAGTGGGTATTTTCTTCAAAGGTGTATTGCACAACCATTCTAGCTCCACCCTAAGCCTTTTATATCTGGATCACTTTCCTTTTTCTGGTAAATGGGTGGAATTCCAGATCCACTCCCTCAGGGGACGAGTACAAGTGCATGAATGTCCAACCCCCCCACCGCCCAACCCCAACAATGGGACCTCCCTGAATTTTCTTCCTCATCATTAAtgacaaaaaaactgcaaagtcaGTCAAAATTCAGAGgatttacacacacaaaaaaaaacttgccgcAAGTGTAGTGACAAAGTGCGGGCACCTGGAAAAAGAGGCTATGAAACCTCATCTAATAGGTATGGTTGGATACTTTTAACATAAATAAAGCCTATTAAGTTGTCAAGCACATGCTGGGAATTGTCGAAACGGACGTAATCATGGTTGGGAGAGGTTAAACTAAACAGGAGTACATATATATTTTCGGCGAAATTACAAGGATGTCCTCTGAATTGGAAACTGATCAAGTTGGCTTTCCAGTAACTCTTCGACTGGAATATGTGGCCCCGATTGATTGCTATACCTCACTCATTTTTCCGACGAACTCCTTCACTTGGAAATGCTTTGTGAAAGTAATTTAACACAGAGCTTTAGCAGGGATGAGACACATTTCAAATAAGACGAGAACAGATGTGCTTTTCATGTTGTTATTGCCACttggggaaacaaaaaacataatgaacTTATAAAACAATATCAGACACCGACTGAATAGAGTTTACTGACCCAATTTCATTGCCTGGTTGCATCCAGTTTTTCTCCTCAGAGAATCTCACAAAAAGGGATTTTTCTGCTGTcatgttttgctttgttttagATATTTTCTGCCCTCTGCAAGGACCTCATTTTGTCTTATTGAGGCTGGAAAGCAGGTTTTTCAGACACCAGGGGAAATCTGCTTTTCCTTTGCTGCTCTCACAGCTCATTAAAGTGTGAACTAATTGCATTCTAACTTTAGCAAAGCAGCAGCCTACTTATATCTCTAAAGTAGGGTGGGATGGCCATGTGTCTAGAGTGGACAGATTGCATCCTGGATTCAGTTAttctatttaaaaacaaatcttaaaGAACTGTGATTTCAGACTGCAAAAGTGAGTAACTTTTACCCCTAAGCTTTGTTTGCTAATACATTAGCGACATACACCAAGTGAAAGGTTAGTTTGcgtcaacacttggtaa carries:
- the c19h1orf198 gene encoding uncharacterized protein C1orf198 homolog translates to MAAASVAGLEAHNMDERKFQYFSSINSMAKKIMQEREKIKHKHGSTWEKMSPQEQDNAIDNWMMDPHIRARYAMHRVDREEVVCYPKLLIQTGQKIVHFGEEDITWQDEHSAPFSWETKSQLEFSLTPSSDHGVSISQGDPKPAKTPHSNQFGKSATGAKVSVTESRRPEEESAFWKISAERSRLEGEQADFQSLTPSQIKSLEKGEKPLPSYLRQETSFPAKEPELEPHPVVASRPAKQRAPKPPAPQPPIAKSPAASISISPNPVPPLSVSSSVAGWERSQSTLPVVSYTVDEVFPNPSPLAKSPTVPSNKEKEEDASPASPAFSQLNSSNSILKTGFDFLDNW